One genomic segment of Ctenopharyngodon idella isolate HZGC_01 chromosome 7, HZGC01, whole genome shotgun sequence includes these proteins:
- the LOC127515754 gene encoding uncharacterized protein LOC127515754 isoform X8, whose protein sequence is MFEHFLAPSSMSRLLIVRPRASSSKSSIIRIPNRMSTGSLEAALVLGDVFLDQIQKEEKKQAKRSKPHPTTVKWRQRDRNGNVIRPLRKKTSIKQKLKRKAPNHGPTSVPIQEEFVYRAETASLIEELEHILNDECVQPEEVSLATSWQKRQSLSHERWHIAREAMVKNLLAAEYVQERICQHCLTAEAIVRCRDCLPRQFLCTVCDGDVHQHLPLHNRDSMAHGFFKPLCPTTAVKRHSEAIEFSEQVRYLPLLLPEKICACSESSCRLISGKPIIVINFNGRYNLTLPSLETSCCGKTWSVGLSDLLKSGYWPASIHFETVYEAGLFRSFLDLKLFAPGLSRQAFLGMLDRRTEYNGRSGKICGDTFQKALLEWTFAQHEVERLCGVQPFKCPACSPSMHAISVDAQRRATSMGHL, encoded by the exons atgtttgaacattttttaGCGCCATCATCAATGTCCCGCCTCCTCATCGTGCGACCTCGTGCATCATCATCAAAGTCGTCAATCATCAGAATACCCAA CAGAATGTCCACAGGCTCTTTAGAAGCAGCACTTGTTCTTGGAGATGTGTTTCTTGATCAGATACAG aaagaagaaaaaaagcaagcCAAGAGGTCTAAGCCACATCCTACGACTGTGAAGTGGAGGCAAAGGGACAGAAATGGGAATGTTATACGGCCGCTTCGAAAAAAAAcctcaataaaacaaaaactgaaaagaaaGGCTCCTAACCACG gtcCCACCAGTGTGCCCATCCAAGAGGAATTTGTTTATCGAGCAGAAACTG CCTCACTCATTGAAGAATTGGAGCATATCCTTAATGACGAATGTGTTCAGCCTGAAGAGGTGTCTTTGGCCACATCCTGGCAAAAGAGGCAATCCCTAAGCCATGAAAGATGGCACATTGCAAGGGAGGCCATGGTTAAGAATCTTTTGGCAGCTGAATATGTTCAGGAACGCATCTGCCAACACTGTCTTACTGCAGAGGCCATTGTACGGTGCAGGGACTGTCTACCTAGGCAGTTTCTATGCACCGTGTGTGATGGAGATGTTCATCAGCACCTACCTCTCCATAACAGAGACTCTATGGCCCATGGGTTCTTCAAGCCATTGTGTCCAACCACTGCAGTGAAGAGACATTCCGAGGCCATTGAGTTCTCTGAACAGG TTCGATATCTTCCACTACTTTTGCCAGAGAAAATTTGTGCCTGTTCAGAAAGTTCCTGCAGGTTGATCAGTGGCAAGCCCattattgtaataaattttAATG GACGGTACAATCTCACCCTTCCATCACTGGAGACCTCATGCTGTGGGAAAACATGGTCAGTGGGGCTCAGTGATCTCCTCAAGTCTGGGTACTGGCCAGCCTCTATACATTTTGAGACCGTGTATGAGGCTGGCCTTTTTAGGTCTTTTCTGGATTTAAAACTTTTTGCTCCAGGTCTTTCACGTCAAGCGTTCCTTGGAATGCTTGACCGGAGAACAGAGTACAATGGCAGG AGTGGTAAAATATGTGGAGACACATTCCAGAAAGCCTTGCTGGAGTGGACCTTTGCCCAGCATGAGGTTGAGAGGCTTTGTGGTGTACAGCCATTTAAATGTCCTGCTTGCAGTCCTTCCATGCATGCCATCTCAGTGGATG CACAGAGAAGGGCTACTTCGATGGGACATTTATAA
- the LOC127515754 gene encoding uncharacterized protein LOC127515754 isoform X7 — MFEHFLAPSSMSRLLIVRPRASSSKSSIIRIPNRMSTGSLEAALVLGDVFLDQIQKEEKKQAKRSKPHPTTVKWRQRDRNGNVIRPLRKKTSIKQKLKRKAPNHGPTSVPIQEEFVYRAETASLIEELEHILNDECVQPEEVSLATSWQKRQSLSHERWHIAREAMVKNLLAAEYVQERICQHCLTAEAIVRCRDCLPRQFLCTVCDGDVHQHLPLHNRDSMAHGFFKPLCPTTAVKRHSEAIEFSEQVRYLPLLLPEKICACSESSCRLISGKPIIVINFNGRYNLTLPSLETSCCGKTWSVGLSDLLKSGYWPASIHFETVYEAGLFRSFLDLKLFAPGLSRQAFLGMLDRRTEYNGRSGKICGDTFQKALLEWTFAQHEVERLCGVQPFKCPACSPSMHAISVDGNRKLYRFHNAHGYVFFLYFFIVLLNCLYHVSLSQ, encoded by the exons atgtttgaacattttttaGCGCCATCATCAATGTCCCGCCTCCTCATCGTGCGACCTCGTGCATCATCATCAAAGTCGTCAATCATCAGAATACCCAA CAGAATGTCCACAGGCTCTTTAGAAGCAGCACTTGTTCTTGGAGATGTGTTTCTTGATCAGATACAG aaagaagaaaaaaagcaagcCAAGAGGTCTAAGCCACATCCTACGACTGTGAAGTGGAGGCAAAGGGACAGAAATGGGAATGTTATACGGCCGCTTCGAAAAAAAAcctcaataaaacaaaaactgaaaagaaaGGCTCCTAACCACG gtcCCACCAGTGTGCCCATCCAAGAGGAATTTGTTTATCGAGCAGAAACTG CCTCACTCATTGAAGAATTGGAGCATATCCTTAATGACGAATGTGTTCAGCCTGAAGAGGTGTCTTTGGCCACATCCTGGCAAAAGAGGCAATCCCTAAGCCATGAAAGATGGCACATTGCAAGGGAGGCCATGGTTAAGAATCTTTTGGCAGCTGAATATGTTCAGGAACGCATCTGCCAACACTGTCTTACTGCAGAGGCCATTGTACGGTGCAGGGACTGTCTACCTAGGCAGTTTCTATGCACCGTGTGTGATGGAGATGTTCATCAGCACCTACCTCTCCATAACAGAGACTCTATGGCCCATGGGTTCTTCAAGCCATTGTGTCCAACCACTGCAGTGAAGAGACATTCCGAGGCCATTGAGTTCTCTGAACAGG TTCGATATCTTCCACTACTTTTGCCAGAGAAAATTTGTGCCTGTTCAGAAAGTTCCTGCAGGTTGATCAGTGGCAAGCCCattattgtaataaattttAATG GACGGTACAATCTCACCCTTCCATCACTGGAGACCTCATGCTGTGGGAAAACATGGTCAGTGGGGCTCAGTGATCTCCTCAAGTCTGGGTACTGGCCAGCCTCTATACATTTTGAGACCGTGTATGAGGCTGGCCTTTTTAGGTCTTTTCTGGATTTAAAACTTTTTGCTCCAGGTCTTTCACGTCAAGCGTTCCTTGGAATGCTTGACCGGAGAACAGAGTACAATGGCAGG AGTGGTAAAATATGTGGAGACACATTCCAGAAAGCCTTGCTGGAGTGGACCTTTGCCCAGCATGAGGTTGAGAGGCTTTGTGGTGTACAGCCATTTAAATGTCCTGCTTGCAGTCCTTCCATGCATGCCATCTCAGTGGATGGTAACAGGAAGCTGTACAGGTTCCATAATGCACAtgggtatgttttttttctttatttttttattgtactaCTTAACTGTCTATATCATGTTTCTCTTTCCCAATAA